The DNA segment ACGGCGGCGTGGCTCGATAGCGGCCCGGCGGCCACGAGGGCGAGTGCCAGCAGGAGAGCGGGCGGCTTGGCCGTGGCGCGGCAGATCTCGGGCTTGAGCGTGCTGAGCATGGGAGGCGGCAGCGCATCCTCGTGAAGAGGTGATGCGCACGCGGCAGGATATTGTGACGCGGCACAGCCTATCACGTGCCTATCACGCCATGCGCCAGATTTTTGTGATGTTTTATACTCAACCAAGATGTGGTTGAGGCATTACTTAACGGGTGGCGCGGCGCTGTATCGAGGCAATGTATTGCTCGCCATCCGGCGGCATGCCGGTGCGTTGCGCCTGCCAGAGCATTTCACCGAGGCACTCCATGACCTGATGCTGCGCTTCGTGCGGCGAATCCAAACGCTGCGCCAGGGATTCGTAGGCGCGGCGGATGCCTGGGGGCTGGTCGATGGAAACCTGCTCGGAAATCGACAGGTGCATGGCCAGGTGCAGGAACGGATTGGTCTGGCCGCCTTCAGGCGTGTAGTCCTGAGTTAGCGCGCCTTCCGTGTCGGTGAGCAGGCTGTGATACTCGGGATGCTCGCCGATCCAGTCGACGGCAATGACTTCGAGGGGGGTGAGGACGCTGCCTGCGCGTTGCTTCTGCCAGGCTTCACAGAAAAAACGGCGGACTTCTTCGCGGGAGGGATTGAACATGATGGCGCTATTGTAAACGAGCTCTTCCACTGCTGCAGCGCAGCGCAAGCCGGCCTCCCGCAAGCTGACCGAATTGGCTTGCCAGCTACTAGAATGCGGCGTTGCCTGGCGTCGCCGGGTCCATTTCCTGCCCAGCGCGCCACCATGTCCGATCCCCGTTCCTCCGCCGCCCGTGTCCGGCAGCCCCTGCGCCATGCCCGCGAGCAACTCGCGGGCGTGTTGCTGATCGCCCTGTCGGCCAGCGCCTTTGGCGCCATGGCGATCTTCGCGCGCTTTGCTTACGACGCGGGCACCGATGTCTACGGCCTGCTGGCGGTGCGTTTCGTGCTGGCCGCGGGCGCGCTGGCGCTGGCGATGCGCCTGCGCGGCGTCAGCCTGCCGGGCTGGCGCAAGGTGCTGGCGCTGGCCGCCATGGGCGGCATTGGCTATGTTGGCCAGTCGTTCTGCTTTTTCACCGCGCTCAATCATGCCCAGGCCAGCCTGGTGGCCTTGCTGCTTTACCTGTATCCGCTCTTCGTCACCATCCTCGCCGCCGTCTTCCTCAAGGAACGGCTCGGCACCGCATCCGTGATCGCGCTCGTGTTGTGCTCGGTGGGGGCGGGGCTAACGGTGGGTGGTGGCCAGGGCTCGGCGCTGGGCATCGGGCTTGGCCTGGCCTCGGCCGCGATCTACTCGGTCTACATCATCGTGGGCGCGCGCGTGACGGCGGGCGTCAATCCTCTGGCCACCACCACCGTGGTGTGCGGTGCGGCGGCGGTGGTCTACGTCGTGGTGGGGGTGTTGCGCGCGGGAGCCGGCGTGCCGCCTCAGTTCCCGCAAAGCGCGGCCGGCTGGCTGGCGTTGCTGGCGATCGCGCTACTGTCCACGGTACTGGCGATCCTGGCCTTTTTTGCCGGCTTGCAACGGCTCGGCGCGGCGCGGGCTTCGATGTTGTCCACCCTGGAGCCGGTGGTGACGGTGGTGTTGGCGGCGCTTTTGCTCGGGGAGCATGTCGGGATGACACAGGCGCTGGGCGGCGGCTTGATCCTGGCGGGCGTGCTTTGGCTGACCAGCAAGGGTTCCGGCGCGCAGGATGTGCAACAGAATTGAACCCCTTGCTCAAATCGCTTGCGTGGCGAGGGGCGGCGTCTTAGATACAATCCGGTTCTCACTATTTGTTCAGGAACCGACCGCATGAAACCGATCGACCAGGTTGCAATCGCCCAGCTGTTCACCGAAGCGCGTACGCACAACGTGTGGCAAGACCGCCAAGTGGACGATGCCGTGCTTCACCAGATCTATGACGCGATGAAGTTTGGCCCGACGGCTGCCAACGGTTCGCCGGCCCGCATCGTGTTCGTCAAGAGCGCGGCGGAAAAGGCTCGCCTGGTCGAGTGCGTGTCCGCAGGCAACGTCGAGAAGACCCGCTCGGCACCGGTCACTGCGATCGTCGCATTCGACAACGCCTTCCACGATCAGCTGCCCAAGCTGTTCCCGCACGCCGATGCGCGTTCGTGGTACGCCGGCCAGCCGGAAAAGATCGCCCGCGACGCGCTGATGAACAGCTCGTTGCAAGGCGGCTATTTCATCCTGGCCGCGCGCGCCCTAGGCCTGGATTGCGGCCCGATGGCCGGTTTCGATGCTGGCAAGGTGAATGCCGCCTTCTTCGCCGATGGCAAGTGGTCGGTCAATTTCCTCGTGAACCTGGGCTATGGCGAGGCCGACAAACTGTTCCCGCGCAGCCCGCGCCTGTCGTTCGACGAAGCCTGCCGGATCGTTTGAGCGCAAGCGCTGCCAGATAGGTAAAGACCCGCCTCGCGCGGGTCTTTTTTTGCCTGTCCGTTG comes from the Cupriavidus basilensis genome and includes:
- a CDS encoding DUF1841 family protein, with the translated sequence MFNPSREEVRRFFCEAWQKQRAGSVLTPLEVIAVDWIGEHPEYHSLLTDTEGALTQDYTPEGGQTNPFLHLAMHLSISEQVSIDQPPGIRRAYESLAQRLDSPHEAQHQVMECLGEMLWQAQRTGMPPDGEQYIASIQRRATR
- a CDS encoding malonic semialdehyde reductase, translated to MKPIDQVAIAQLFTEARTHNVWQDRQVDDAVLHQIYDAMKFGPTAANGSPARIVFVKSAAEKARLVECVSAGNVEKTRSAPVTAIVAFDNAFHDQLPKLFPHADARSWYAGQPEKIARDALMNSSLQGGYFILAARALGLDCGPMAGFDAGKVNAAFFADGKWSVNFLVNLGYGEADKLFPRSPRLSFDEACRIV
- a CDS encoding DMT family transporter, with the protein product MSDPRSSAARVRQPLRHAREQLAGVLLIALSASAFGAMAIFARFAYDAGTDVYGLLAVRFVLAAGALALAMRLRGVSLPGWRKVLALAAMGGIGYVGQSFCFFTALNHAQASLVALLLYLYPLFVTILAAVFLKERLGTASVIALVLCSVGAGLTVGGGQGSALGIGLGLASAAIYSVYIIVGARVTAGVNPLATTTVVCGAAAVVYVVVGVLRAGAGVPPQFPQSAAGWLALLAIALLSTVLAILAFFAGLQRLGAARASMLSTLEPVVTVVLAALLLGEHVGMTQALGGGLILAGVLWLTSKGSGAQDVQQN